Part of the Candidatus Aminicenantes bacterium genome, CCTGCGGCTGGATTTCTACAAATACGGCAAACACAAGCTGGCCGTGGGTGACAAGGATATGGGTTATGAAATCGCCGTCATGGCGATGACCAACATCAAGGGCATCGACGTGGGCGGTACATTCGGGGTCTGGAAACCCGGCGATCACTTCTCCAAGACTCTGAACAAGGGTGACGACTCCAGTTACGGTGGTTACATCTTTTTCTCGAAAGGTTTTGACTTCAAACTCCGGTAATCACCGGAGGCGTGACCCGGGCGGGCCGGGAGTTATCTCCCGGCCCGTCCCCATCGTTCCCGCGGGCGCCGCAGGCAACGGAACGGCGCCGGCGGGAATGGCAATTTCCCTTTAGGAGTGAGTCAATGACACAGAAAATCGCCCTTATCGGTTTCGGAACCGTAGGACAAGGTCTGGTGGAAATCCTGCAGGAAAAAGCGGCCGAATTGCACGAGCGCTACGGTTACCAGTGGAAGATCACGGGTGTGTGCGACAACCGCTTCGGTACGGTCTGTCATGCGCAGGGACTGGATCCCCGTGTTCTGCTGAAGGAAGCCGCAAATGGTTGTTTGAAAACCCATCGTTTGGAGGGGGACGTCAAGCAATTCCTGGATGAATGTGATGCGGACGTGGTCGTGGAGATGACCTACACCAACCTCAGCGACGGTGAACCCGCGGTTTCCCACTGCCGTTACGCCCTGGAGAAAGGCCGCCACGTGGTTACCTCCAACAAGGGGCCCGCCGCGCTGCATTTCCGCAACCTTTCCGCGCTGGCGGCAAAAAACCGCGTGCGCTTCCTGATTGAGGGAACCGTGATGAGCGGTACACCGGTGCTGAATTTAATGGACGGCCCGTTGCAGGGTTGCCGGGTGGAATCGCTGCGGGGAATCCTCAACGGCACCACCAACTACATTCTCACCTGCATGGAAGATGGCATGGCTTATGATGACGCGCTGGCCAAGGCCCAGGAGTTGGGCTACGCGGAAGCGGATCCCACCGGAGATGTGGAGGGATATGACGCCCGCGCCAAGGTCGCGATCCTGGCCAACGTGGTGATGGGCGCGGATCTGCCGATTGAAAATGTGTCGTGTACCGGCATTACCGCCATCACTCCAACGGATATCGAAACGGCCCGCAAAAGCGGCAAACGCTGGAAATTGATCGGAGCGGTGGAGCGCAACGGTAACGATGTTTCGGCATCGGTTAAGCCGGAGATGGTGCCCCTGGACCATCCCCTGGCCGGGGTCTCCGGAGCCACCAACGCGTTGACCGTGGTGACGGATCTGCTGAAAGATGTTTCGATCGTGGGCCCGGGTGCCGGCCGCAAGGAAACGGGTTTTTCCATATTAACCGACCTGTTGACCATTCACCGCTCGAGTTGATCTTACATGAAAACCTGCAAGTCACCAATCAGGAGGTAACCATGGTGTCGAGTATTATGAAGCGCGTGCTGTATGTGGACCTGACGGAGCAGACCTTTCATTACCAACCCGTTGATATGTCGCTGTATCCACATTGGCTGGGAGGCAAGGGGCTGGGCTTAAAGATGATGGTGGATATGGGACTGGTCGACCAGGACCCCTTCTCGCCTGA contains:
- a CDS encoding homoserine dehydrogenase; its protein translation is MTQKIALIGFGTVGQGLVEILQEKAAELHERYGYQWKITGVCDNRFGTVCHAQGLDPRVLLKEAANGCLKTHRLEGDVKQFLDECDADVVVEMTYTNLSDGEPAVSHCRYALEKGRHVVTSNKGPAALHFRNLSALAAKNRVRFLIEGTVMSGTPVLNLMDGPLQGCRVESLRGILNGTTNYILTCMEDGMAYDDALAKAQELGYAEADPTGDVEGYDARAKVAILANVVMGADLPIENVSCTGITAITPTDIETARKSGKRWKLIGAVERNGNDVSASVKPEMVPLDHPLAGVSGATNALTVVTDLLKDVSIVGPGAGRKETGFSILTDLLTIHRSS